Genomic DNA from Treponema primitia ZAS-1:
GACCGTATGGGTGCAATGGAAGGACCGCTTCATGACTTGCCAGCCCTGGGTGCTCCCCGGCGCGGCGGAGGTGCTCCTAGGCTCAATCCCCCTGGAAAACATGGACCTCATGGTGGACCCCACGGAACGGAAACTAGTCGGCGTCCACGGCGACCAGCCGGTGGGGCGCATTTATTAGCGCTGCGCGAATACGGCGGCGGGCGCCTTTTTTGGGGGGAACCGCCGGGGGCGGGCACGTTCCATGGAAAAGGGAGCAACCGAAGCAGGTGACAAATAGCAGTCCGCAAACCAGAACAAACCTTATCAGCATGTAATACGATATGTATTACACCCACCCCAAATTTCGCACACCAGTCCCCTGATGGACCCCAGCTGAGACAAAATCGGGGGGAGGAGGGGTGTACCCGACCGAGCACATTGCGGACCTACGGTCCGAGGAATTCCCTGCCGGAGGAGACCCGAAGGGGCTCCATAGGCAGACTCTACCTGCGTGCGAGCGCCGGGCACACCCCTCCTCCCCCCGTCTTTGCCGTTCCCGTTCTGGGGTCCATCAGGGGGCACGCTGTTGAATACTTCACCTCATTTTTATACCATAATATAAATACATAAACCCCCAGAGGAGACCTAATGTGAAGATAAGCGCCGATATTCTTTCCAGGGAATTGAAAAAACTATTCAATTTCGCGGTTTTCGGCGTTTTAGACAGTGAATTAAGCCTGGAGCGCCCCCTCTTCCTGCGGGATGGCGCCGGCGTAAAGGATAATCAGATCTATATCACCGACGCCGCCATGACATCAGAATTACCGGAAAAGAAAACCCGTTCCCTCCTTTTATATATACAGACCGATACCGGTATCGGGGCAGTGGACAGATATATTGATTTTTTTGACGCCATACTCGCCTTTCGTGCAATTTCCCTTTTTGATGTCTATGATGCGGTACAGAATATCTATTCCCGTTTTGACAAATGGGATGCGGAGCTTCAGGATATCCTCATCGGGAACGGAGGCGTTCAGGCAATGCTTGATTGCAGTGATCCTGTGTTTAACAACCCCCTTATCCTGCATGATAATTATTTTAAGGTTATTAGTTTTTCTAAGCAGTACGCAGAGGCTTTTCCTTCAATGTCTTTTGCGCCCGAGGAAGGGAAGACCGGTCATATTGGTCTTTCAGAGTACGATGTCTATTCCATGCAGCGGGCAGTCCTGTTCCCCACCAGCAGGAATGGTGTCCGCAGCCTCTATGTGAACCTGTTTCAGCAGAACCGGCTGCAGTACCGGCTGCTGGTGCTGGAACATTCCCGGAAATTCTTCCCCACCGACAGCGCCCTCCTGGAGCACCTGGCGGACCGGGTTCAGGCGGTTCTGAGCGGCCTGCAGGACAATGCGGCTGAGCGGGTACGGTTACCCGGCATTATCAGGAATATTCTTGTGGAAGAATTTTCCAATCCGGTTTCTGTCAGGGAACAACTTGATAAATTCAATTGGCTTCATAATCATCAGTATATATGCATGAAGGTTTCTCTTGACGATGGCAGTGTAAAAAAAGTTTCGCTGCCCGCAATTTGCGAGGGTATTAAAAAAATTGTCCCCGGTTCCTGTGTTTTTGAGTATGATTCCGCAGTGGCGGTATTTATTAACCTGAATGAACCGGGAGAAAACAATCCCGGCGCCTCGGTGGACAGTTTTGACGGATTTTCCGGCGAAAAAACCGACCGATTTTCGATATTGATGGGAACGTTCCTTATTGAAAACAACCTTAAGGCCGGGGTCAGCGCTCAATTCTCCGGATCGGGCTTTGAAAACATCAAACCCTATTATACCCAGGCAGGAATTGCCTTAAACCTGGGCAGCCGTGATAAACCGATGGCACACCTTTACTACTTCAATAGTTTTGCTAAACTCCAGATCCTTGAATCCTGTACCCGGGACTTACCGGCTTCCCTGATCTGCGCGCCGGAATTAATTGCCCTGAAGGAATATGATCGTAAGCATAAAACTGAATTATACCTGACCCTTTCCAAATATCTGCAAAACCATCTGAGCCATACCCAGACCGCAATAGAATTGGCTATCCACCGCAGCACCCTTATATACCGCCTTGAGAGGATCCGCAGTATAAGCTCCCTTAATATTGAGGACAGCAATAACCAATGGTACCTTCTTCTTTCGTTTAAACTTCTGGATCAGGGCGATTCCTACAAAATGTAGGAAAGGGCTTATTAAAATTCCTGCAATGTTGTGAATTGCCTGTATATAAAAACCATATGATAATTACAATAAATCAAATGTAAATGGAGAATTTAATGATTTTAATAGGTGAAAAAATCAATGGTTCAATTCCATCAATGGCAAAGGCAATTGCGGAAAAGAACGAAGCCCATATCCGCGATTTGGCGAAAAAGCAGGCGGATGCCGGGGCAAGCTTCATCGACGTATGCGCTTCGGTACCGGAAACCGAGGAGCTTGATACCCTTAAGTGGCTTTTCGATCTGGTACAGTCCGTAACCGATGTCCCAATCTCC
This window encodes:
- a CDS encoding PucR family transcriptional regulator, giving the protein MKISADILSRELKKLFNFAVFGVLDSELSLERPLFLRDGAGVKDNQIYITDAAMTSELPEKKTRSLLLYIQTDTGIGAVDRYIDFFDAILAFRAISLFDVYDAVQNIYSRFDKWDAELQDILIGNGGVQAMLDCSDPVFNNPLILHDNYFKVISFSKQYAEAFPSMSFAPEEGKTGHIGLSEYDVYSMQRAVLFPTSRNGVRSLYVNLFQQNRLQYRLLVLEHSRKFFPTDSALLEHLADRVQAVLSGLQDNAAERVRLPGIIRNILVEEFSNPVSVREQLDKFNWLHNHQYICMKVSLDDGSVKKVSLPAICEGIKKIVPGSCVFEYDSAVAVFINLNEPGENNPGASVDSFDGFSGEKTDRFSILMGTFLIENNLKAGVSAQFSGSGFENIKPYYTQAGIALNLGSRDKPMAHLYYFNSFAKLQILESCTRDLPASLICAPELIALKEYDRKHKTELYLTLSKYLQNHLSHTQTAIELAIHRSTLIYRLERIRSISSLNIEDSNNQWYLLLSFKLLDQGDSYKM